A genomic region of Anaerolineales bacterium contains the following coding sequences:
- a CDS encoding right-handed parallel beta-helix repeat-containing protein, producing the protein MIKTILTWIGRVLAALLGLLALALLVAAFRPVPRDEVPAVYGAGASSVQPSTTGLLRAFPELNSPVDNPQTAEKVALGRLLFFDPVLSDNNEMSCASCHHPDLGFADGRQLAQGVDGETQRNALSLWNVAYSAHFFWDGRAPSLEEQVLVPLEHPNEMQVSDRGALEAELEAIPEYVQLFDAAFPGQRISVKTVQHALAAFERTLTSQNSPFDAYAAGDLQALTASQRRGFALFRSAATRCFECHTAPTFGNDTFRITGVADLEGQEHDPGRSAVGDAPDGAFKVPTLRNIVLSAPYMHNGIFASLEEVIDFYAGGGGRADGVQGVDPLIRPFELTDQEKSDLIAFLYSLTDESQLPEIPTEVPSGLPVVTRIENPERNNAAEINAPGSGETVSNGSGAEIVVQPDETIQAAVDRARPGDTVLIPYGLYHERVVVDLNDITILGVPNAAGENPVLDGEDKLTEAVIASGNNFEIGYLDVKNYTDNGVIVEGVTNVHMHHIYAEKTGTYGLYPVQSTGVLIEDSEVTGADDAGIYAGQSEDVVIRNNIVHGNVLGIEAENTVNAELYGNHAYNNTCGILVVLLPHLTSRISLNTQVYDNLIEANNHSNFAKDGTAAAIMPPGTGIALIASDKVEVYGNTVKDNNTGGIGIFSLTIAYAKDEIDVGDRPEDIYIHDNQLINNGQQPDPFLAQLGVPGSDILWDVSGAGLRVDQPEEGLNVFPPLLPSSSWGDWAYRMYWHALNFVIGLVS; encoded by the coding sequence TTGATTAAAACCATACTCACCTGGATTGGGCGCGTGTTGGCGGCGCTGCTCGGCTTGCTCGCGCTGGCCTTGCTGGTCGCCGCCTTCCGCCCCGTGCCGCGCGATGAAGTGCCGGCCGTGTACGGCGCGGGGGCCAGCTCAGTGCAGCCCTCCACCACCGGTTTGCTGCGCGCCTTCCCGGAGCTCAACTCTCCGGTAGATAACCCGCAGACTGCCGAGAAGGTGGCGCTGGGCCGCCTGCTGTTCTTTGACCCGGTGCTCTCTGACAACAATGAGATGAGCTGTGCCAGTTGCCACCACCCGGATCTGGGCTTCGCCGATGGGCGCCAGCTCGCCCAAGGGGTGGATGGCGAGACTCAGCGCAACGCGCTGAGCTTATGGAACGTGGCCTATAGCGCCCACTTCTTCTGGGATGGGCGCGCCCCCTCGCTGGAAGAGCAGGTGCTGGTGCCGCTGGAACACCCCAACGAAATGCAAGTGAGCGACCGCGGCGCGCTGGAAGCCGAACTGGAAGCCATTCCGGAATATGTGCAACTGTTCGATGCGGCCTTCCCCGGCCAGCGCATCAGCGTAAAGACGGTGCAGCACGCGCTGGCCGCTTTTGAGCGCACGCTGACCTCGCAAAACAGCCCGTTCGATGCCTACGCCGCCGGCGATCTGCAAGCGCTGACCGCTAGCCAGCGCCGCGGCTTCGCCCTGTTCCGCTCGGCGGCCACGCGCTGCTTTGAGTGCCACACCGCGCCCACCTTCGGCAACGACACCTTCCGCATCACCGGCGTGGCTGACCTCGAGGGCCAGGAGCACGACCCCGGCCGCTCGGCGGTGGGCGATGCGCCCGATGGCGCCTTTAAGGTGCCCACGCTGCGCAACATCGTGCTCAGCGCGCCCTACATGCACAACGGCATCTTTGCCAGCCTGGAAGAAGTGATCGACTTCTATGCCGGCGGTGGTGGCCGTGCCGATGGCGTGCAAGGCGTTGACCCGCTGATCCGCCCGTTTGAGCTCACTGATCAGGAAAAGAGCGATCTGATCGCCTTCCTCTACAGCCTGACGGACGAGAGCCAACTGCCCGAGATCCCCACGGAAGTGCCTTCCGGCCTGCCGGTGGTGACGCGCATCGAAAACCCGGAACGCAACAATGCTGCCGAGATCAATGCGCCCGGCAGCGGCGAGACGGTGAGCAATGGCAGCGGGGCGGAGATCGTGGTGCAGCCGGATGAAACCATCCAGGCCGCGGTGGACCGCGCCCGCCCGGGCGATACGGTGCTGATCCCCTATGGCCTGTATCACGAACGCGTGGTGGTGGACCTGAACGACATCACCATTCTGGGTGTGCCCAACGCCGCCGGCGAGAACCCCGTGCTGGATGGCGAAGACAAGCTGACCGAAGCGGTGATCGCTTCCGGCAACAACTTCGAGATCGGCTACCTGGATGTGAAGAACTACACCGATAACGGCGTGATCGTGGAGGGCGTGACCAATGTGCACATGCACCACATCTACGCCGAGAAGACCGGCACCTACGGCCTCTACCCGGTGCAGAGCACTGGCGTTTTGATCGAAGACAGCGAAGTGACCGGCGCCGATGATGCCGGCATCTACGCCGGGCAGAGCGAAGACGTGGTGATCCGCAACAATATCGTGCACGGCAACGTGCTGGGCATTGAGGCGGAGAACACGGTGAACGCCGAGCTGTACGGCAACCATGCCTACAACAATACCTGTGGCATCCTGGTGGTGCTGCTGCCACATCTCACCTCACGCATTTCGTTGAACACGCAGGTGTACGACAACCTGATTGAAGCCAACAACCACAGCAACTTTGCCAAAGATGGCACCGCCGCGGCGATCATGCCGCCGGGCACGGGCATCGCCCTGATCGCCTCGGACAAGGTGGAAGTCTATGGCAACACGGTGAAGGACAACAACACCGGCGGCATCGGTATCTTCAGCCTGACGATCGCCTACGCCAAGGATGAGATCGATGTGGGTGACCGCCCCGAGGATATCTACATCCACGACAACCAGTTGATCAACAACGGCCAGCAGCCGGATCCGTTCCTGGCGCAACTGGGCGTGCCGGGCTCCGACATCCTGTGGGATGTGAGCGGCGCCGGGCTGCGGGTAGACCAGCCCGAAGAGGGCCTCAACGTCTTCCCGCCGCTGCTGCCCAGCTCCAGCTGGGGCGACTGGGCCTATCGTATGTACTGGCATGCGCTCAACTTCGTGATAGGGCTGGTGAGCTAG